The Pedobacter cryoconitis genomic interval TGCATTTTTATATTTCGGGTTCAGCCTGCGTAGAGCCTGGTTCAGGTGGTATAAGCTGTTTTTGATATTTTCACAACCATTCATACTGATAAACAACTGACTGATTTGTTCAGCTGCTTCCATCACTTTAGGTTTTCTACCGGAACGTTCTGCTATTCTGTTCACCAGGATCTTAGATCGGGTCACGTGGATATATTCATACAGCTCCATGATCTGGAAGGCTTCCAGTTTGAGCATCCTGCTGTTAGTATGCTCATTTGCCGGTACATAGACCTTTCCTTCTTTTAACCTGATATGTTCTGCCCTTAGCTGATGCAGCTCCTGACTAGTCAAACCCTGGTAGACCAGTAAAGACAAGATCACTTTATTGCGCTGGCTCCGGTCATCTTTGACCGCATAACTTTCATACAAAGCTTCCACCTCTTGTTTTTCCAGCAGACCACCAGGAACAGTTTTTACGCTCCCTTTCAACCGGATACCTGCTACCGGGTTATAGCTAACCTTGTTTTGTTCTTGTAACCAGCTGAAGTAATACCGGATCGCCAACAGCATCCGGTTCACCAGGCCAATGCCTTTATTTTCCTGTTTCTGCTGGTCGGCATAATCAAGGATTTCCTTAAAGCTTACCTGTTCCAAACTGAGACTTTCACCTGTAAGCCAGGCCAGAAAGTAACTCGTATATTTCCGGTGCTGATAAACTGTAACCGGTTTTAAGCCCCGCTGTTGTAAGTATTCTTCAAAGTTCATCTACGATCTGGGTATAGATTTGTGTACTTTCCAAACTGCTA includes:
- a CDS encoding tyrosine-type recombinase/integrase, giving the protein MNFEEYLQQRGLKPVTVYQHRKYTSYFLAWLTGESLSLEQVSFKEILDYADQQKQENKGIGLVNRMLLAIRYYFSWLQEQNKVSYNPVAGIRLKGSVKTVPGGLLEKQEVEALYESYAVKDDRSQRNKVILSLLVYQGLTSQELHQLRAEHIRLKEGKVYVPANEHTNSRMLKLEAFQIMELYEYIHVTRSKILVNRIAERSGRKPKVMEAAEQISQLFISMNGCENIKNSLYHLNQALRRLNPKYKNAVQLRQSVITEWLKEKDLRTVQYMAGHKYVSSTERYQTSNLEDLKEALNKHHPLK